The following is a genomic window from Chitinophaga caseinilytica.
TGTACATCGCCGAAATTTCGCCGGCGCATTTACGGGGAAGGAACGTATCCATCAACCAGCTCACCATCGTTATCGGCATCCTCATCACCAACCTCGTCAACTATTTCCTTGCCGGCAAGGGCGTGGATGCCTGGCGCTGGATGTTCGGGTTGGGCGCTGTGCCATCGTTCATCTTTTTGCTGGGCGTGAGCCGGCTGCCGGAAAGTCCGCGCTGGCTCGCAGCGCAGGGCCGCCTGGAAGAGGCTTCCCGCATCCTGGCGCGCATCGGCGCGGGAGATTTCGCGGCCAACACCCTGCGCGACATTTCCGCTTCACTCTCCGGCGAAAGCCGTCCCAACCTGAAAATGGTATTCAGCAAGGCCGTGCGGCCGGCGGTGATGGTGGGCATCGTGCTGGCGGTGTTCCAGCAATTATGCGGCATCAATATCGTGTTCAATTACACCTCCACCATATTCGCGTCTGTGGGGGCCGACCTTAACAGCCAGCTTTTCGAGACCATCTCCATCGGGATCGTGAACCTCGTTTTCACGCTGGTGGCGATGTGGCAGGTGGATAAACTGGGGCGGAGACCTTTGATGCTGGCGGGATCGCTGGGTTTGTCGGTCGTTTATATCGTGCTGGCGCTGTTGCTGAAGCAGCAGGCGGCCGTGGGGCTCGTGTCTGTATTCGTACTGGCGGCCATTGCGCTGTATGCTACATCCCTGGCGCCGGTGACCTGGGTCCTCATCTCGGAGATTTTCCCCAACAAGGTGCGCGGCCTGGCGTCGTCCGTAGCCATCGTGGCGCTTTGGGGCGCCTATTTCGTACTCGTGTTCACATTCCCCATACTGGCCGAAAAACTGGGCACTTACGGGCCTTTCTATCTCTATGCAGGCATCTGTTTCCTGGGCTTCCTCTTCGTTCGCCGGAAAGTGCCGGAAA
Proteins encoded in this region:
- a CDS encoding sugar porter family MFS transporter, which codes for MQTTTFHHRYILGISFISALGGYLFGFDFAVISGALPFLRETFGLNAWWEGFLTGSLALGCMAGCAMAGALAERFGRKPGLLLAALIFTLSSLGMAFSNSFTVFTAMRFAAGIGVGMASILSPLYIAEISPAHLRGRNVSINQLTIVIGILITNLVNYFLAGKGVDAWRWMFGLGAVPSFIFLLGVSRLPESPRWLAAQGRLEEASRILARIGAGDFAANTLRDISASLSGESRPNLKMVFSKAVRPAVMVGIVLAVFQQLCGINIVFNYTSTIFASVGADLNSQLFETISIGIVNLVFTLVAMWQVDKLGRRPLMLAGSLGLSVVYIVLALLLKQQAAVGLVSVFVLAAIALYATSLAPVTWVLISEIFPNKVRGLASSVAIVALWGAYFVLVFTFPILAEKLGTYGPFYLYAGICFLGFLFVRRKVPETKGKTLEQLEHQITGH